The following is a genomic window from Bacteroidia bacterium.
CATCGCCAAAGCCCTGCAACCAGCCGACTGTCTGAGCGAACGCCGGACAGGACAATAGTACAAACAGAATTACAGAAACTGGGAGCAATCTGCTCATATGCATACTCATCGAGCTTAGAGTGTTACTTTACGAGCCACGGCTATCATCGCACAGGCGGGTTTCGTTGGCTGAATAGTTTTCAGGCACGTGTGGGACAGCAATCCCTTCATAGACACAATACGCGGCCTGCGGTTACAACGTTCTGGCACGACACCCCGTCCTCCGCAGATTACAGAAAATCTCCCCAACTGCTCCGGAACGAACGGGTCGTTTGAATAGCGCCGTTTCTTCGGAGCATTGCTTCTACAGCAGCAGCATTTTTCTGGTGACCGCGGAACCGTTGTCGCGGAGTGTAACGAAATACACGCCGGGCTTGAGCGACCCGAGGTTAAGATTTACACTGTGTCGTCCCGCCATCCTGGATTCATCCTCGATCAAACAGGCCACCGGCCTCCCGAGAGCATCCGTTATGTGGAGCGATATTGTCGTTCTCTCCGCAAGTTCGAAATCGATGGTTGTGGATGAACTGAAAGGATTAGGGTGATTGCCCGTAAGGTGAATACGCCGTGGAAGAGCGAGCCTCGGGTCCTCAATTCCAAGAGGCTCCGCGGGTTCGAACACAAACAGTCCCGAATGCGCGCCTGCGAGCATTATTGCGCCGTCGCTTCGTACAGCCACATCCATGCCGCTGATCGGCATCGCGATATGTGCAATAGTGGTGAACGCGTTGCCATCAAATTCCAGCACTATGACACCCTGATTATAACCACAGAGATATACATATCCGTCATGTCCGACATCCACAGCGCGCGCTATCTTCATACCTTTGAAGTTGGCCAGATACGAAAAGGCGCTTCCATCAAAATGGTACGCGGTGAGACCCTCACTCCCGGTCGCGATAAACACCGTACCGTCGGGGCCGACAGCGACATCTTCGCTCACACGCGATCCGGACAGCGATGCCAAAATACGGAAGGAGTCACCCAGAAATTGATACGCTCGTAAAACCTCCGACTGCCCCGACCGTTGCAACGCCACAAACACCACACCATCCTCCCCCACCGCGACACTCAAAGCCATTCCGCTGTCCTGTGCGTGTGCCAGTAAAGTGAATGTGGCGCCATCAAATCTGTATGCGCGAATCCCATCATCACCGTTCGCGACGAACACCGTACCGTCAGGACCAATGTCCATACCGTAGACATCCATCACTTCCTGTGTGCGGGCACGCTGCTCAAACCTTTCACCCACAAGATGTGTTGCGATCACACCTCCGTCTGCAATTACCGCAAAGAGGACACCATCCTTACCGCAGGCAACCGCACCCGCCGTCCCGTCCTGGTTCGATACATCGAGATGCGTCAGCACACCATCCTTGTACCTGTAGGCGCGTAGTCCACCCCAGGCGTTGGCGACGTACACAGTTCCGTCAGGCCCCAGACACACATTTTGTGATGCTCCGCCATCGTTCTGACGGGCTAGCTCAGCCAGCGCACCGTTCTCGATGTGCACTGCCTTCAATCCTCCAAACGCACTCACAATAAACAGTACGCCCGGACCTGCAGCAGCGATGTGTTTCGGTACATCGGTATCGAAGCTACTCGCCACCTCGCTGAAGGAAGAGCCGTTGACCGTGTACACCGTAATCGTACCGGTGGTCTGCACGAGGTAGATCGTACCATCTTTCGCAAGCGCCATGTGTTCGGGATAGTCCGCCAGTCTTGCCTGAGCGACCGTGGTAAACCCATTTTCATCAAAGGACAACGCAAACAGTTCCCTGTCTCCTGTGGCCGCAAACACTGTACCCGAGACGTCGACGGCTACATTTGACACCATTCCTCCCAGATACACGGCGAATACAGGCTCAAGAACATCGCCGGTGACTTTCAGTGCAATGATGCTGTCCTGATGAGCTACGAAGATATTGCCATGAGCGTCGACCGCGACATCCTGAGCATACAAGTCCCATTTTGTCTCGGCTAAGGGTATAAACCTGACTCCATCGTAGCGCAGGGTCTTTACACCCCCACGCCCGCATGCAACGAAAACAGTAGCATCCTCTCCGACAGAGAGTGCTCTCACCGCCTCATTCGACGGGAAATGTGCGGTACCCGCCAGGGTCTGTCCGTCGAATACATAGGCCCGCACACCATCCTGGCCTTGCGCGGCGAACACCGTACCGTCGGCACTGATATCAATATCCAGAAACCCTCCGCCAATACGAATATGACCGGTATTCGTAATGGCTGTCCCGACATTTCGATAGGCGCGAAGTGCTCCATCGGAGTACCCTACTCCCTGATTGTACCCGACAAATATTGTTCCATCGGGTCCGACAGCGACACAGCTGCCCATCCCGAACTCTGTATTACGAGCCTTGAGCGTAAGCTCCTTCACGCCTTGCGCGCTGAGAACGACGGAATAGACGCAGAGCAAACAGCTGATGAAGGACATGCACCGTAACATACACCCTCCTTGAAGTGACGATACGCGAAGGTCCTCCCAATTGCGATCACGTTACCCGTGCATTACGGCGAGGACCGTTCCGATACGCGTAAGGTACAACGACGCTGCATCAGATTCAACGGAGACAGAATTCCAGATATGGACTATAGCGGACATACGATATCCGCTTTTACTCCTCCAGCGTCGCCAGATTGCCGGGATCCTCGCCGAGTGCGCGGGCGCGGAGGACGCGGCGCATGATCTTGCCGCTGCGGGTTTTGGGGAGCGCATCCACGAAGTCGATTTTTTCCGGCTTGCCGATAGGCCCCATCTCATGCCCGACGTGTTTCTTGAGTTCGTCCTCGAGATGCTCGTGCCGGGCAATGCCGGTTTTGAGAATGACGAAGGCGTGAATGGCATTGCCCTTGATTTCGTGGGGCAGACCGATAGCCGCCGCCTCGGATACTGCGGGATGCGACACCAGCGCACTTTCGATTTCCGCTGTGCCAAGGCGGTAACCACTGACCTTGATCACATCGTCCACACGACCGATCACCCAGTAATAGCCATCGACATCGCGGCGGGCGGAATCTCCCGTCATATACGCACCGGGGAAGCGCGTCCAGTACTGACTGACATAGCGCTCCGGATCCTTGTATATGGTGCGAAGCATGGCCGGCCAGGGATTTTTGATGATGAGATAGCCCTCTTCATCGGCCGCAACGGATTCACCCTGCTCGTTGACGATGTCCATGTGCAAACCGGGAAATGGCTTACCTCCGGAGCCGGGTTTGAGGGGATCGCAAGGCAGCGGCGTGATCATGAACATGCCGGTTTCCGTCTGCCACCAGGTATCCATGACGGGACAGCGTCCGCCTCCAATGACGCGGTGATACCATTTCCACGCCTCGGGATTGATCGGTTCGCCCACGGAGCCGAGGAGACGCAGCGTGGACAAATCGTGCCTTTCCGCCCATGCGTCGCCGAAGCGCATGAGCCCGCGAATTGCCGTGGGGGCTGTGTACAGAATGTTGATGCCATAGCGTTCGATCATCTGCCACCAGCGATTGGGATAGGGGAAGGTCGGCGCTCCTTCGTACATGAAGCTCGTCGCGCCATTCAGCAGCGGACCGTACACTATGTAGCTGTGACCGGTGATCCATCCCGGATCGGCAGCGCACCAGTAGCGATCCTGGTCCTGAATGTCGAAGACGTATTTCAGCGTCGTGTAGGTGCCCACCATGTAGCCGCCATGCGTATGAAGAATGGCCTTGGGTCTGCCGGTGGTGCCGGAAGTGTAGAGCATGAACAGCGGATCTTCCGCATCCACGATTTCGAGACTGCACGCGCTCGAGGCGATGGGTAGCTGCATGAGGTCGTGATACCAGAGATCGCGTCCCTGCTCCATATTCACCGGCTGACCGGTACGCCGCACGACCAGCACGCTCTGCACGGTGGCTGCGCGTTGCAGGGCTTCATCGGCGATCTCTTTGAGCGGCACAATTTTTCCGCGCTGAAAGGCACCGTCGGCTACGATGAGCACTTTCGATTTGCTGTCCTCGAGCCGCTCGTGCAGTGCCTCGACGGAAAAGCCGCCGTACACGACCGAGTGCACCGCGCCGATGCGTGCGCAGGCGAGCATGCCGAGCACGAGTTCGGGGATGCGCCCCATGTACAGCGTGACGCGGTCGCCTTTTTCCACGCCAAAGCTCTTGAGGATGTTGGCGAACTTGCAGACTTCCCGTTTGAGGGCGAAATAGGAAAGCGAACGGAATTCACCGTCCTCCCCTTCCCAGATCAGCGCGAGCTTGTTGCGCCTGGCGGTGAGCACGTGGCGATCAACACAGTTGTAAACGATGTTGGTCTTCGCGCCGGTGAACCACTTATAAAACGGGGCATCCGAACCGTCCAGTACCTTTTCCCACGGAGCGAACCAGTGCAGTTCCGACGCATGCCTCGCCCAGAAACCCTCGTAATCGCCCTCCGCTTCCGCGCTCAGCAGTGCACGTTCGCGCACATGCGGCTCTCCCAGATAGTCGAATGAGGGATAAAACACTTCGCCAGAGAGACTCGCTTCGCTCATATGCGCTCCATAGATGATATCGCCGAGGATGTATATCCTCTATTCTGCGGACAAATGGGGAAAAATGCAAGGGGGGCGTCGTGGTTCATCCGAAGTTCCAGTCCTTTGAGATCGTGCCTGCCCACGGTAGACTCCAAAGGAAACGAGCACGGCCGTTGTCCTCGTTCGCATTAGTCAGTTCGTCCGTCCCTTCGCGAAAAGCACCCCGGCACTGCGCAGCATTTATCCCGACGAGATTTTTCGCATATTTGCGACATGTTTGCGACAATATTTGCGACCTGTCCCTGTCGGAAATCTCGATCCAACCTTCTGGAAAAGCGATGAGCGAATATCAGTACCATGGATTTCTTGCGGCGGATACTCCGCTGAATGCGGAGAACATGGCATCGTTGCGCCGCATTTCGTCCAGCGCGCGTATCACTCTCTTCAGCTTTGCAAATAGCTATAGTTGCGGGAACGTGCCTGCTGGTGATCCGGCTGCGGGCACGGCGTGAGATTCACCATTGCCAGCATCATACCCGAAGCGGCTTCACAGCGTGTATCGTGCCGATTCTTCCCTCCGCTCATAAATCAGCAGACATCAACAGCGCGATTTGGTGAATGTTGTAATCGTGATATGCATTGTTCGACTGATTTCGGACGAACGCGTATGCGAGCCCCAGCGAAAGCCCTTTACCATCGTTCCCGCGAAAGAGTGGATATAACGCCTGAAACTGCATCTGCAACCGCAAATCACGGCGCTGCGGCGCACCTGGCAATACGACGCCGAGCATGTCCGTCGCCGTGCGTGGATAGCGTTTATCGAGGAATTGAATAAGATTCGTCGTACGGATGTTGCCCGGCAAAGCGCCTTCGAGCTGCAGACGTATTTCATGCGATTGATATCCGTAGTGGTCGTCGAAGATATCGTCTTCGGAGGTGCCGAACAACGCCTCCTCGCTGATGAAGCGGGCGTCGTTGGCGGGATTGCTCCGCCGGAGATACGAGAGCGAGATTTCTGCATTCGGAAGCACATCCCAGGCGACCCCCGCCGAGAGCACGTACTGCGTGGCGGACGGTGTGGAAAACTGCGAGATTACGGCCTTCGGTGTCTTGACACTCCCCTTGCCCTTTCCGGCCTTCTTGTCGTCAACCCAGGTAGTATCGCTGACTGTCTTGAGATAGGACTTGAAGCCCGCGTGCACTCCGGCGAACAACTCGACACCCCCACCGATCGGACGATTCAACAACAGTCCGCCGAGATTTTCGAAATGCGTGAACTGCTCGAGGTTCGGGTAGCGCTTATAGGCAAAGGTGTAATGCGGACGAAGCATGATTCCTGCGATCAGGTGCATGCGCAATCGTAGAAGTAAGGAGGCACGCTGATAATCATAAAAATCCCACATCTCCTGATCGAAGCGTCCACCCATCTGCGGAATGATGAAGAGATAGGAGACAAGACTATCGCTGAACACCTCAGGTACGGCGGCTTCGATCGTGGTTGCTTCGGACCCTGCTGTCCATTCCGCTTCTCCATCTTCAGTTTCCTTTGTTACGGGATCATCGTCTGCGCCGCTACTTGCATAGTCAGATGCATCCGCGGACTCGTCATCATGTGCATCTTCGATATTTTCGGTACCTTCATCGTCCTCGGAATTTTCATCATTTTCCGAATCCTCGCCATCTTTCGAATCTTCGCTATCGTCATCGGAGTCCTCGTCGTCATAGGAATCTTTATGGGTATCCTCAACATTATCGGAATCTTCAACATCATCGGAATCTTCGCCGTCTTCGGTCCGAGCCTCAGTGGTGGCCTTGTAATCCGGCATGAAATCACCGCCGAACGCATCTGGAATCTGCGGTAGGGCGGTACCTTCCGCTGTCTCGTCGTCGTTACGATAATTCAGTTGTATCTGCGTGTATGCACCGATGGTGTGGACGTGATAGGTCCGCTCGTTGTAGGTGCGGAACAGTACGACGGCGCCGTAATAAAATGCCTGCACGTAGGTATAGTCGCTCTGCGTATCGGTCGACAACGCCCCGAAGATGCTGTGATACATGTCCGCACGTTTTTCCCGGAAGGAGAAGCTGTTGTCGTCGTACATGCTCGATGTAAAAATTGAAACGCTCTGTGCCCCGGCATAGGTGGCGGGCAGCAGTATGAGCAATGCCAGGAGCAGCGTACGTTTCATTGGGCTTTGTCCTCCAGTGCGAAGCGTGTTGTCTTTGCCCACGACATCTGTTCCTTCCTGATCACGTCCTTGTAGAACGCCATACCCACGACGAGGAGCCAGAGCTGACAGTATGTCAGGTACATTACACCGATGAGGACAAAGGCCAGCGGCGTGTCTTCCCAGTCGTAGGAAAGTGCCAACATAATTTCGGCAAAAAACAGTACGATCGCCATCACCCACACCAGCGTATACGGACCCGGCAGTGGAACCGCGAGCACCCCGGTGACAGATAACAGGAACAGCACATCCGATATCAAAATCGCTACGAAGAAAATGTAGTAGAGTGCGATGGAATACAGCAATTCAAAGCGCAACCGTAAACCCCGGATGCTTTTGCGTTCGTTCAGGAACTTCTTCGAGACGTAGTTATTCCCGCGCACCCATCGCGTGCGCTGCCGCAGCCACACACTCCACGTTTCGGGCTCCTGCTCCCAGGTTACCGAGTACGGCAGGAATTTAATTTTCCATCCGGCGATGTACATTCGGATGCTGAGCTCGGAATCCTCGGTAATTGCGCCCTCATCCCAGCCGTTCATTTCATCGAGCACTTCCCTGCGGACAAGGAAGTTGGTGCCGGGCAGCGTCGCGATTCGGAGCAGCTTCCAACGGCCTGCCTGGAGAATCGACTGAAAACTCAGCGTCTCGATGTTGATGAAGCGCGTGAGCAGTGTCCGCTTTTTATTTACAGTGCGGAATTTCCCGATCACTGCTCCGAGTTCCTTTTGCCGGAGAAGCTGCGCGGCCAGGTAGCGAAGGGCGTCGGGCTCAGGTGTATTGTCTGCATCGTACACGGCGATGTATGGATGCGACGCTTGCGTCAATCCAAGATTCAGTGCCCGGGACTTCCCCTGCCCGCCCTGTTCTGCCGGTACCTCGTAGCAGATAACGCGGGGATCACGGAGCGCTATGGAACGCACTATCTCGCCGGTGCGGTCGCTGCTCCCATCATTGATGACAATGATTTCCAGTCGGTCGGCGGGATAG
Proteins encoded in this region:
- a CDS encoding T9SS type A sorting domain-containing protein gives rise to the protein MLRCMSFISCLLCVYSVVLSAQGVKELTLKARNTEFGMGSCVAVGPDGTIFVGYNQGVGYSDGALRAYRNVGTAITNTGHIRIGGGFLDIDISADGTVFAAQGQDGVRAYVFDGQTLAGTAHFPSNEAVRALSVGEDATVFVACGRGGVKTLRYDGVRFIPLAETKWDLYAQDVAVDAHGNIFVAHQDSIIALKVTGDVLEPVFAVYLGGMVSNVAVDVSGTVFAATGDRELFALSFDENGFTTVAQARLADYPEHMALAKDGTIYLVQTTGTITVYTVNGSSFSEVASSFDTDVPKHIAAAGPGVLFIVSAFGGLKAVHIENGALAELARQNDGGASQNVCLGPDGTVYVANAWGGLRAYRYKDGVLTHLDVSNQDGTAGAVACGKDGVLFAVIADGGVIATHLVGERFEQRARTQEVMDVYGMDIGPDGTVFVANGDDGIRAYRFDGATFTLLAHAQDSGMALSVAVGEDGVVFVALQRSGQSEVLRAYQFLGDSFRILASLSGSRVSEDVAVGPDGTVFIATGSEGLTAYHFDGSAFSYLANFKGMKIARAVDVGHDGYVYLCGYNQGVIVLEFDGNAFTTIAHIAMPISGMDVAVRSDGAIMLAGAHSGLFVFEPAEPLGIEDPRLALPRRIHLTGNHPNPFSSSTTIDFELAERTTISLHITDALGRPVACLIEDESRMAGRHSVNLNLGSLKPGVYFVTLRDNGSAVTRKMLLL
- the acs gene encoding acetate--CoA ligase codes for the protein MSEASLSGEVFYPSFDYLGEPHVRERALLSAEAEGDYEGFWARHASELHWFAPWEKVLDGSDAPFYKWFTGAKTNIVYNCVDRHVLTARRNKLALIWEGEDGEFRSLSYFALKREVCKFANILKSFGVEKGDRVTLYMGRIPELVLGMLACARIGAVHSVVYGGFSVEALHERLEDSKSKVLIVADGAFQRGKIVPLKEIADEALQRAATVQSVLVVRRTGQPVNMEQGRDLWYHDLMQLPIASSACSLEIVDAEDPLFMLYTSGTTGRPKAILHTHGGYMVGTYTTLKYVFDIQDQDRYWCAADPGWITGHSYIVYGPLLNGATSFMYEGAPTFPYPNRWWQMIERYGINILYTAPTAIRGLMRFGDAWAERHDLSTLRLLGSVGEPINPEAWKWYHRVIGGGRCPVMDTWWQTETGMFMITPLPCDPLKPGSGGKPFPGLHMDIVNEQGESVAADEEGYLIIKNPWPAMLRTIYKDPERYVSQYWTRFPGAYMTGDSARRDVDGYYWVIGRVDDVIKVSGYRLGTAEIESALVSHPAVSEAAAIGLPHEIKGNAIHAFVILKTGIARHEHLEDELKKHVGHEMGPIGKPEKIDFVDALPKTRSGKIMRRVLRARALGEDPGNLATLEE
- a CDS encoding glycosyltransferase, giving the protein MDLVQQIASGLFVVAVILIWFMIAWQLVLTLAGYFHHSASLREQREVDGMEYDYPAVSILIPAHNEEMVIERTLEAMCALRYPADRLEIIVINDGSSDRTGEIVRSIALRDPRVICYEVPAEQGGQGKSRALNLGLTQASHPYIAVYDADNTPEPDALRYLAAQLLRQKELGAVIGKFRTVNKKRTLLTRFINIETLSFQSILQAGRWKLLRIATLPGTNFLVRREVLDEMNGWDEGAITEDSELSIRMYIAGWKIKFLPYSVTWEQEPETWSVWLRQRTRWVRGNNYVSKKFLNERKSIRGLRLRFELLYSIALYYIFFVAILISDVLFLLSVTGVLAVPLPGPYTLVWVMAIVLFFAEIMLALSYDWEDTPLAFVLIGVMYLTYCQLWLLVVGMAFYKDVIRKEQMSWAKTTRFALEDKAQ